The Silene latifolia isolate original U9 population chromosome X, ASM4854445v1, whole genome shotgun sequence genome contains the following window.
TTGAACGATCCGGCTTCAGAGGTGGTTGATATTGAGGTTGTTGATATTTAGGCTCCAAAGGTTGGCCCTCGTATGAAAGCCTCGGATCTTGATTAGGTAAAGCACGGTATAAATTCTCTTGACGTTGATATTGGTACCTTTGTTGTTGGCCTTGCACAAGAAAACATTCTTGTGGGTATTGGTCATCTTGTTGAAGATGCATGGAGGACCATGTGTCGTATGTgtggcctactccaccacaattgTCACATATCGGTTGTTGGATGTAGTTTCTTGGAGGAGATCTTCGCTCTTGCACATAGTACATCCTAGAGTGACTTACTCTCTCCTTTTGGACTTGTTGGACTTGATGAACTTGTCCCTTACCCTTCTCTAATCCCAAGTTATCAAATTTCTTTGACAATTCAACCAACTTGAGCTTTGTTTCCAACTCAAGTCTAGTAGGCCCTTCACCTTTTCCCTCACTATCTCTTATACCATAGCTATTTTCCATCTCGGAAATGTTTTGAATCATCTCCATAATAGCTGCGCTATTCATAGCATCGAAGTTTCCGCCGGAGGCCACCACAATCATGTCCCTAAATCTCGGCTCAAGGGTTTGGAAGAATGTTTGGGTGGTCATCCATTTGGGGATGACATGGTGTGGGTAAGAGGTAAAAAGGTCCCGAAAGCGCTTCTAAGCTTCACTTAGGATCTCAAGGTCTTtttgtttgaatgtttgaatttCATGCCTTATCGTTGCGGTTTTTGAAGGTGGGTATAATTTGTTGATGAAAGCCTTGGAGAGGCTAGCCCAAGTTGTGAATGTACCCGATTCATGTGAATTCAACCATTTCCTTGCATTGTctttcaaggagaaagggaagagcATGAGAATAATTTGGTTTTCGGTGACACTATTATGCTTGATTGTGCCCACTTTCTCTTTGAACATAACTAGATGCCCATGTGCATCCTCATTTTTTATCCCATGGAAAACATCTTGTTGAATGAAAGAAATAACATGGTACCTTAGCTCAAAGGTGTTGGGAGCAATGGCTCCATAGTTAATTGTGGAGCAAGACCGATTAGAGTCTGGCCTATTGTAGTAGCCCATTGGCTGGTCCGTCATGTTATCGTTCACAAGGTTGTATCTTGGTGAAATTGGTGAATTTGGGGTATTTGGTGACCTTAGTGTCTCGGTGTTATGAGTGTTGTTTGAGTGTTGTGAGTAGGTGGGTGAGTTTTTGGGAGATGGACTTGGTGAATTACATGGTGGGATGTTGAGTTCGTGAAGTTGGGAGGAAGAGGGTGTTGTATTTGGAGGCTCAATTGTGGAAATTGGAGGAGTTGATAGATTAACAAAAGTTGGTGTTCTTCGTATAGCCGATAGAGCTTGTCGTCTTCTTGCCCGGAATGTTTTTTTGATCTCGTGATCAAGAGGGAAGAGAGGTCCGATATATCACCTATTCATGCACTTAACAAAAGATCAAATGGTCGTAATGCAAAGTTTGCACTAGGACAAAGgagaaaacaaacaaacacaaatgaACTAAGCCTAGAATTAAATAAATTATCTTATCCAATACTTTCCGTCCCAGGAAACGGCGCCAAAAACATGATATGTTTTGTATTTGTAACCTCGTAAGTATAATGAGTGGTCGTTGTAGATGTGAGGATCAAACCCAAGGGACGATAAGTTATGGTTCTAAGACGGTTTAGTTAATCCTAGTTTAATTCTAGGCAAAAGCAAGTTGGTTGGTAACTAAAGATTAATTACGACTAAGACAAGTAAAACAAAAACAAGCAAGTAAAAGACAAGATTAAACTCAAGATATTAAGAGACTAGGGTGTTTGGGTTCACTAGTATAGGGTATGGTTGACTTATGGTTACAACTAGGGTAGTCTAAGAGCAAGGTCAAGGAAGGTCTCCACCCCTCGGTGTAAGACGGTCGTCTAGGCTAGGTCGGGTCAAACTCTCGCTCTAACCCTCCCTAAACAATCTAATGTCACACACAAACTTAACACAAGCCTAAGCTCTCACCCAAACATGCAACAGAAGATGAAGGAACTTAAACTCTCATTCAAGCCTTCcaacaaacacttggtgtgcaTAAAAACAAAGCATTTAATCAAAGACTCCCCTTTTGTATCAAACCAACAATCAAACCATAAAGAACCTACACAACCTCCCCTTCTATCTTAGTATGGCACTACTCACACATAATTGTAATAATAGACATAAAAGGTGAAGACTTTAGCATGAGACaaacaaagaaaaacatgtttaacaaataggaaattaaacaaacataaacatataaacaatTGAAAGGAAATGAAACAAAGATAAGAATTATACCAATACTAATTAAAGGAGGAAACTTGGATTGATATATGAAAGATAAATCTTTTTAAATCTTCAAATTACAACCCAATAACTAGATGTAAACTATTGGAAAGAGTAGATCTGAAATAAACGAAAGAGTAATTAGACTatgattaagaaaagattaatgctttgattaaggaaagattgcaTAAATTAGGAAATCATTAGTAGTGTAGGGTAATGTGTACAAATGAATtatgagggggtatatatagtCTTCCATGAAATTAGGTCACAAATGAGGGCTAGGTGTTCAAATGCGTGTTGTCGCTCTATGCCGGATGACGGGCTGCCGGGGTGGCCGCCGACAGCGAGCCCGTTTCTATTTGGCTTCCTTCATCCTTCAAAATTTCGCTAAGTATGGATTGGTTTCCCTGCCGGCTTACCGGCAGGGAACaccctttctttttcttttcttcttcttcttggacTCTCTGCCGTGCCACCGGCTGCCGGTACCTCTGCCGGCAGCCCGCCTATTTTTTTTTGGAACAAAACTTCCATTTTTTTTCTTCTAAGGCATGAGGGGAGGGTTCTCTGCccgctgccggcctaccggcagagaaCCTTCTCTCAGCttttcctcctcttcttccctaTGCTATCTTCCGGACACCCTTCCTTGCTCCCAATTCTTCATTTCTGTCTCAAAACCTGTAAAATGAGACACAATTCATAGAAGGAGAAATTGGGGCATAAAGTACAAGTAAGGATTCGTAACCCATCACAAAATGGGTCATAAAGCATAGGAAAGGGAAGGGAAAGCGGTCCAAATTAATCATATATCAGCTCCTCCTCCCCTTGTACTTCCCCTTGGGTTACCGTACTCAGCAGTGTGAGTAGCCATCTTATCTATTAGTTTCCAAGCAGTGGTATTATTGGTGTTATTTTGAAATCTCCTATTAGCAGAAGAATCAAAGAGACCTCTCTATGATTGTcgtataacccattgtagaattgattGCAAAGAAACCAAGTCTGGAAGCCATGATGTGGAACAGAACGAACTAGTCTTTTAAACCTCACCCACGCCTCATTAAAGTCTTAAGTATGGGCTTATTTAAATTTTGTTATTTGGCCTCTCAGAGCGTTAGTCTTTCGCGGTAGGAAATACcccttgtagaatgcaagagctaaaaAATTCCAGCCAGTGATAACATGGGCCTCCATATCTAAATTGTGTAACCACTCTGCAGCGCCATCTCtcaaagggaagggaaagagcacctgcttaacttgatcttgagtcaccctAATAGTTAAACGGATATAATAGCAGTAATCTGTAAATTTCTCCATGTGTTTTGCAAGGTCTTTTTTTTGGTGTAATATGAGtatattatatatcatatcaaaAAAATATAATTACATGAGGTTCTAGGATCAAGTCCCATTATAAGCAAATCAAACCAATCCCATGCTTTGCAGCCAAAGGAGGACAGACTGATCATTAACTGCCCTACATTTCTGTTTAACTCTTCTCTTAATATCTTCCTCTATACGAGCATCAACTACTTCAGGTCTTAGCAGCCAGTCATTGATCCTGGCATTGTTTCTTTGAAACCATATGGAGTAATGGAAAGCATTGAATATGGCAACCTTAATCTTTTACTGCATACTATTCCTGCTGTCTGCAATCAAGCTGTTCACAGATGGGAAATTGCCACCATACCACTGTAACAGATGGCTTTGAACTCTGACAGTATACACACAGCTTGTAAACAGGTTCTCCACAGTTTCAGGCTGTCTCTCACAAAACATACAAAGGTCATCTGCACAGCCACCAAATCTAAATAATTTACTCTTCACATTCATTCCTTCATGCATTCTAAGCCAGGTAGTCAAGAAGTGTTTTGGGATGTTCCAGTTATTCCACACAATAGCAGTCCAATTAAGGGTTATATGAGCAGGAGCAAGCCAATCATACCCACCCTTGATTGAGTAACCCTTAGGACTCAAGTTCCAGATGCTGTCAGTATATCCATCTTTAAGCTTTTCTTTCACTTTACAAATATTTTTCCAAACCCAGGTTGCATCAGTAGGAGGAGAATAGCTATGCCAGTCCTGATTTTTAATATACACATCATTTATCCACTTAATCCAAAGCCTATCAGCTTTGCAGTAGATCCAATTAACCAGCTTACCCACTGTGGCAACATTCCAAACATCAGCTTTCTTAATCCCCAAACCTCCCTCCTTTTTAGGCAAGGTAACCTTGTCCCAGGCTACAAGAGGGACTCTATGATAATTAGGGGAACCATCCCACAGGAGGTTTCTGCAAATAGCCATAATATGGTTGATGATGCTTTTAGGGATAATGAACATTTGAGCCCAATAATTCTGAAGAGTATTGAGAACAGTATTGATGAGTGTAACCCTGCTAGCATAGGAAAGCTTTTTAGCTCCCAATCCTCTAATCCTTGCCACCATCTTTTCAGTTAAGGCAGAGCATTCCTGCTTGGTAAGCCTGCCTGCTTTAATAGGCACTCTCAGGTACTTGAAGGGCATGGTGCCTTCCCTGAAGCCAGTTACCTGTTTTATACCCTCTCTAATGTCCTCAGACACTTCATTAaagaaaatttcaaattttgcatTGTTCATGGATAGTCCAGATGCCTTAGAGAATGAGGAGAAAGCTCCCATGAGAAGCCATATGGACTGGGGCTTACCCTTGCAGAAAAGAAgcaaatcatcagcaaacatgagaTGAGTGAGCTTCAGATTCTTGCAAAGAGAATGATACTGGAATGGCCATCTATCCGTGGCAAATTTGATCAGTCTGGTTAAGTACTCCATGCTGATAGTAAATGGAAGAGGAGAAATAGGGTCTCCCTACCTCAGTCCCCTTTGTCCTTTAAAATAACCAAAGTTATTCCCATTCAGAGACAAGGTAAAAGAGGTTGACCTTACACATTGCATTACTAGCTGGATAAAATGAGGTGGAAATTTGAGGCCATGTAACATCTGCTCAACAAAATCCCACTCAACCgtgtcataagctttttgcaAATCTATTTTGAACAGGCATCTGGGAGTGACTGCGTTCCTGGCATACAGATGAATGATGTCCTAACAAATAAGGACATTTTCAATTATAAACCTTCCCTTAATAAAGGCTCCTTGGTTCTCATGAATTATATGAGGCAACACAGAAGCATGCCTATTGCAAAGCAGTTTAGAAATCACCTTGTAAACTAGATTACAGCAAGCTATTGGTCTGAAATGGCTAACAGCAGTTGGTCTGTCACACTTAGAGATAAGAGTGATGTTAGTTGCATTTATCTGAGTGAGCAGACAACCAGTAGCAAAGAAATCCATTATAGCACTGCATACCTCATCCCCAACAATGTCCCATGAGTCCCTGAAGAATCCACTGGTGTAGCCATCAGGTCCAGGAGCCTTGTCAATAGGAATAGAGAACACTACACCTTTAATTTCCTCCTTAGTAACAGGAGCTAATAAGGATATAGCATGGTCCTCATTGCAAAAAGATCCTGTTTGTAGTACCTCATTTCTCACCTGTTCAGTCATATTCTTGCTACCCAACAAACCCTGGTAGAAGTTCAGGAAAGCTTCCTGAATACTGACTGTATCAGTACAGAGGTTGCCATTCTGGTCTTCAATCTGAACAATCTTGTTTTTCAGGCATCGTTTCTTAATAACACTGTGAAAATATGCTGTATTGATATCCCCTTCATCTAGCCATTGAGCCTTAGCTTTCTGCTGTAAGAAACTATCCCTTGCTTTTGACCAAAATCTCACCTCATCAAGTGCCTGCAACTCTAGAGTAATAAGATCAGGTCTGTCATAATTATCCTGGAGCTGCAACTGAATATCCTCAAGGGTAAGAATAGCTTTGTTGGCCTTGAGTTCTACATCAGAAAAACACTCTTTTTAAGATTTTTGAGAcctccctttagagctttcaatTTCTTAACCACACCAAACATCTTTGTACCACTAATCTGTTGACTCCATACACTCGTGATAGTATCTAGAAAATTAGGAGCATcactccacatattaaagtatttgaAGCTAGTGGATCTCCTACCATCCAAATTAATATTTCTGACAATGCAAGGAGTGTGATCCATTAGCCCCTCAGGATGGAAATGAGCATGCATGTCAGGAAACACGTCTACCCACTCTTGGTTGACTAGAAACCTATCCAGTCTACTATATTTCCTGTGATTAGATTCCTGCTTATTTGTCCAAGTGAAGTAGGCTTCAGTTGCAGGAATATCAAACATGCCACAAGCAGACATGCAATCAATAAAAGCATCCATATCCTCCTGCTTAGTAGCAGCCCCTAGTCTCTCATCAGGAGAAATGACAGTGTTGAAATCTCCTGCTAAAGCCCAAGGAGCAGCACACTGACCAGCAATTGACTTCAGATTATCCCATAAATACATTCTCTCAGAGCCCTCATTAAAAGCATAAACAATAGTAAGGAGGAAAACTTTCTTAGTTGTCTTAATAACAACTTTGGAGTGAATAAATTGCGGATCataatgaataatatgaacaTCAAATATATTAGGACGCCATAATAACTAGACCCTTCCTCTTTTATGCAAGCTGCAATTGGTTGTGACACTCCACCCCTCTAGCATATTATGAGCTATATTACCAACATTAACAccatttatttttgtttctaaaaGACCAAATAAACAATCTTCCTTATTCTGAATAAaacttttaattattttttgttTATTAACACTATTCATGCCACGAATATTCCAGAACCCtatattattcattaatattaATAGTAGAATTAGGGTCACCAATATCCACTACCTGATTCTCCAAAATTTCATTGTCCGCATCTGTAATATCTTTCACCTGAATATTATCATCAGTATTATCAGTATCAGGAGGATCTGATGCTGATACAGGGGGACCTGCAGCAACCTCTGGTTCAGGAGTTACATTCTCAATCAGACGAGGGGAAGTCATTGCAGTCAGAGCAGGGAACTCTTTATCAGACACAACATGGTTGCTCACATTGGACTTAGGAATAGGTCTCCAAACTTTCTTAACAGTAGGCCTTGACTGAGCATTCCTGTGATGATCTCTTCTGCAATTCTTGCTTTCATGCCCTAGACCCTTACATTAATCACACAAGAtaggtttccattcatattcaacaTTTAGCATCACAATCTTGCCATTCTCATTTCAAAATTTAACTGATGAAGGGAAACCTTGCCCAACTTTCAATTCAACCATTGTCCTAGCAAACCCCAGTCTAGTTTTATTCATGGTAGCAGCATCAGACTTCACATAGGGTCCAACTAATCCAGCAATGTAAGGTAAGCATGTACCCCAAAACTTGAGGGGCAAACCATGTATACGGATTCACGCAGAAACAATTTTCACTTCTTCTTTCAAGAGATCAATATCCACTTGCCATGGTTTGACTATCAGGGGCTTGTTATCAAACATATGATATCCTGCATTCAAAATCCCATCCTTATCCTTCATCTCCTTATATCTTACCAAAAAAATACCATTtggtaagaaggagatcttgtcaATACCATGTCTACCCCAAATTCTTTGCACATACTTCTGCAAAACCTCCCAAGGAGGGTTTGCACCTAGAACAAAGCAGTAAACAGCCTAGTTCCAGTACGCTATTTCTTCACTGACATCCTCATATGTGAATTGCAAAAAATCCTCCATAGCAGTCTCCTTATTCTCTTCTGTCACGACTACCTGAGAATGAAAACCTTGCTTTTTCCCCTATTTGTCACCCATTGGATGTTACCTTCAGGGTTCTCCTCATCATCAAAGGACAAACTAGGGATCGAGTTAACTTCATGCATGGGCTTTGTACGTaaaacatcatcttcttcagggCCCTGCTTCTTCTCACAACCATTCCTCCTATCACTCCCTATCACTGAAACATTACTACTACTACTTTTATAATGTTTTTTTGGTGGTTTATATGAAGAAGAACGAGCCATTATCATGGAAATTAATGCCCTAGATGGAGATGAGCTTTCGCCTTTTCAGTCAgcattagttttttttttctttattagtGTTTTTGCAGGGTCTTCACTAGCTCCTTCTCCAAACATATTTcgctccaccaaattgatgtatgATGGTGGAATGTTAAAATTACCTGTATCTGTAGTAGGGATCTTGAATCCTTTTGGGATTGAAGCTAGAGTGGGCTCAGAATGGCTTGCTAATGTAGGCATCTTGATTATCGTAGGAACTGGAATATCAACGTCCTAAAAATATTGTCCTCTTCAAAGGACAGGTTTTCTGAAGTAATTGAATGCTCTATCTCGCTGTCAAGTATattcaagtcttctacttgacccacttctttctGAAACTTTCGTCTATAGCAaaaagtcttctctggctcgGGATCTAAGGGTATAATCTCGGACCTGGTtaacctgggcatacacgaaactaacaagaaaagtgtgggaacggtctcaaggaactggggttccctgagacaaatgACAATTTAAACAACAAACAGAAAAATTATTGCCTCCCCGGGaacgacgccaaatttgataaaGCTAAAGTCGTGTCACTTAAATCAAAATAATCCTATAAtatactaactaatagctagtggCAAGACAGGTATCGAGTCCACAGGGAGGTAGTAATATtcagtttgttaatatttaaagTGTCTCAAAGTACCAATTTCTTGAAGGTTGGTTTGTTTCATTTCTAAGAACTagttataaaataataaaaaatgtaAACAATAATATCAAAAGGTCTAGGGAgcgggttcactaggtcaattatccgGGGGTGTATTCTAATCAATTATAAGGTCAATCGAATTACCTAAGGTCACCAGATCAGTCGATTCAGTTATGCCCTTTAGATTTAGATTAACATGCAATCGGTATAATTAAACTATACCTAtatgattatcgcagcctatattaatcaTAACCCGGTCGGAGAAACTCTTAATTCGCTAGACTAATTATCAATTCAGGtctaaatcaattaactagaagaacaataatcaaacggtaATTCATGCGATATTACAAACAATTAAGTAATTAACCcccttctaatcaacctagatcccctttaccCTAGATAAAGTGATTAGGTACTCATGTTAAGGGAactaacaacaataacataaataaaagacatAACTAAGAGCATATGAGATGAACAAATAAGCAATTGAATAACAACTATAACTAGAATGATTAATAATTGAAGAATGATTAATAAAGTACCATAGTAATTATGAAGAACAAGTTGTAGCCGACTAACTTAAGAGTTTTAGAAGTTCTAATGATAATAGAAGCGTACCCGTAATAACATAACACAAGTCTTATATTTATATTACAAGATAATGTGTTTTAGGTAATATCCGAAAAACCTTCACATACtgtatacttgatcgagtataggggactcgatcaagtacacgccactcgatcaagtacaggggactcgatcgagtatccacatTCTTCAGCTCTTTCTCGTGAGGatttattcatttctcttctttcatTCTTCTAGATTTCCGTGCCTTACTCCGTGTATCCCGTAATGCCAATCCCGAGGTGCTCCATTTCATCTTTTCCTTCATAAATGCACTATTTCTGCATTAAAAACCACATAGCGGCAGTATCAACATTCTAATATAATTGGCATATAAATAACGTAATTAGCACAAAAATCGTATCAAAAACAACTTAAAGGGAgttataaaaatatatatatataaatatgatTCATCAAGGATCCTCCATATATGTTACACAATAGAGAGGACCTTCTCTTAGAAGAGAGAGAGTGCTAAGAGGATGTTAAATTCTCTCTATTGTACATGCTCTAACAATATTTAGTTTTAGAATCTCTCTCTAAAACCCTGGAGAGAGACTTTTCTCTCTTTTAAAAGTTTTTCATTTAAAAACTTTTTCTTAAATCTCCACTTACCCAACCATCACCAAAAATTATTCCCCACTTTCCTATAATTTGGAACTTTTTTTATTATCTGCTTTGTACTTCTGCATGCGCTTTTCGTAAAATCTTCTTGCTTTAACATTTCTGCTTCTGCATTATCTAATGATTAGTCCCTGGTGTATGTTATTGGTGTTtcttttttaaaataattatataaaaaaacCCTC
Protein-coding sequences here:
- the LOC141618964 gene encoding uncharacterized protein LOC141618964 codes for the protein MEYLTRLIKFATDRWPFQYHSLCKNLKLTHLMFADDLLLFCKGKPQSIWLLMGAFSSFSKASGLSMNNAKFEIFFNEVSEDIREGIKQVTGFREGTMPFKYLRVPIKAGRLTKQECSALTEKMVARIRGLGAKKLSYASRVTLINTVLNTLQNYWAQMFIIPKSIINHIMAICRNLLWDGSPNYHRVPLVAWDKVTLPKKEGGLGIKKADVWNVATVGKLVNWIYCKADRLWIKWINDVYIKNQDWHSYSPPTDATWVWKNICKVKEKLKDGYTDSIWNLSPKGYSIKGGYDWLAPAHITLNWTAIVWNNWNIPKHFLTTWLRMHEGMNVKSKLFRFGGCADDLCMFCERQPETVENLFTSCVYTVRVQSHLLQWYGGNFPSVNSLIADSRNSMQ